From Deltaproteobacteria bacterium HGW-Deltaproteobacteria-4, one genomic window encodes:
- a CDS encoding phosphate--acyl-ACP acyltransferase translates to MSRFVVAVDVMGGDNAPAIEVEGAVAAARRWNIPLILVGDADRVKAELAKHNSKGLDITIHHASEVVGMMDSASDAIRKKRDSSIRVAFELVKSGAAHAVVSAGNSGATMAAGMFVLKRVPGIDRPAIATIFPNLNDQTLFLDAGGNVDCKAQHLVQFAMMGEVYARNVLHKERPRVGLLSNGEEECKGNELTRETHALLKDAPYNYIGYVEGRDIFRGQVDVVVCDGFVGNIVLKAAEGLADTLMTILRREFAAHPLAKLGYLLARPAFAAFKKRVDYAEYGGAPLLGIDGTGMICHGGSSAKAVMNAVRMAHESAQLKVNDKLVAQLNG, encoded by the coding sequence ATGTCTCGTTTTGTTGTTGCCGTGGACGTCATGGGGGGGGATAATGCTCCGGCCATTGAGGTCGAAGGTGCGGTAGCGGCGGCGCGTCGCTGGAATATCCCCCTGATACTGGTTGGAGATGCCGACCGGGTTAAGGCGGAGCTTGCCAAACACAACAGCAAGGGACTCGATATCACCATCCATCATGCCAGTGAAGTTGTCGGGATGATGGATTCTGCTTCCGATGCTATTCGTAAAAAGCGGGATTCTTCCATTCGCGTTGCGTTTGAGCTCGTCAAGAGCGGAGCAGCGCACGCGGTTGTCAGTGCCGGGAATTCAGGCGCGACCATGGCGGCGGGGATGTTTGTGCTCAAGCGGGTTCCCGGGATCGATCGTCCGGCGATCGCGACGATCTTTCCGAACCTCAACGATCAGACTCTCTTTCTTGATGCCGGTGGCAATGTCGATTGCAAGGCGCAGCATCTGGTTCAGTTTGCGATGATGGGCGAGGTCTACGCGCGCAATGTCCTCCATAAGGAGCGTCCGCGGGTTGGACTGTTGTCCAACGGTGAAGAAGAGTGCAAGGGGAATGAGCTGACCCGCGAAACCCATGCGCTATTGAAAGATGCGCCCTATAACTATATCGGCTATGTTGAAGGACGGGATATCTTCAGGGGCCAGGTCGACGTTGTCGTCTGTGACGGTTTTGTCGGTAATATTGTGCTCAAAGCAGCTGAAGGTCTGGCTGATACCTTGATGACCATTTTGCGACGGGAATTTGCCGCTCACCCCCTGGCCAAGTTAGGTTATTTACTGGCCCGACCCGCTTTTGCTGCTTTTAAAAAGCGGGTCGATTACGCTGAATACGGCGGTGCCCCCCTGCTTGGCATCGATGGCACCGGCATGATCTGTCACGGCGGCTCCAGTGCCAAGGCGGTGATGAATGCGGTCCGCATGGCGCACGAGTCAGCGCAACTCAAAGTCAATGACAAGCTTGTCGCCCAGTTGAATGGGTGA
- the hflX gene encoding GTPase HflX, with protein MVVHGNLAGLRAAQILNLERLYQRRLPASQLLTPELARELAERSFELKRQIGLIIDRFGAIRHVIVGDDRQIVIPDLSALSLGRSRLRGVRCLHTHLHDEPLSRDDLADLSLLRLDMMLALQVTAAGLPGRIDYAFLLPTQGEKEKTEVASAPSIYELAIDPQEFIRALEGEMEKRLAETVDLGDPRERAILISVSNEAREEAEDSLDELAELARTADLVILDRVLQRTRQINPRYLLGEGKLREVVISALEQGATLLVFDQDLSPSQVRSISEVTELKVIDRTQLILDIFARRAHTRDGKVQVELAQLKYILPRLSGKGIALSRLMGGIGGRGPGETKLEVDRRRIRDRISRLEKQLEELSKGRFQRRQKRIRAGVPIISIVGYTNAGKSTLLNALTQSEIFTEDLLFATLDTSSRRLRFPLEREVIITDTVGFIRRLPKSLVGAFKSTLEELEDADLLLQVVDLSHPRFADHIAAVEAILDELDLGKIPRLLVFNKIDRVPPGEIEPLCRRYAALPVAARDRKSFGPLLAELERRCWPDPQAGLTTLET; from the coding sequence ATGGTTGTGCATGGCAACCTGGCCGGTCTGCGGGCCGCGCAGATTCTCAATCTCGAACGTCTTTACCAGCGGCGTCTGCCGGCCAGTCAACTCCTCACCCCGGAGTTGGCCCGCGAGCTTGCCGAGCGTTCTTTTGAGCTGAAACGCCAGATCGGTCTGATTATCGATCGTTTCGGAGCGATCCGCCACGTGATTGTCGGTGACGACCGGCAGATCGTCATCCCCGACCTCTCGGCGTTAAGTCTCGGCCGCAGTCGTTTGCGCGGGGTGCGCTGTCTCCATACCCATCTGCATGATGAACCCCTCAGCCGCGATGACCTCGCCGACCTCTCGCTGTTGCGTCTTGATATGATGCTGGCGCTGCAGGTGACAGCCGCCGGTCTGCCTGGCCGCATCGATTATGCCTTTCTCCTCCCGACGCAGGGGGAGAAGGAGAAGACTGAAGTCGCCTCCGCCCCGTCGATCTATGAGCTGGCGATCGATCCGCAGGAGTTCATCCGCGCCCTCGAAGGGGAGATGGAGAAGCGTCTTGCCGAGACTGTCGATCTCGGCGACCCCCGTGAGCGCGCCATCCTCATTTCCGTCAGTAACGAGGCGCGCGAGGAAGCGGAGGATTCTCTCGATGAACTCGCCGAGCTGGCGCGTACTGCCGATCTGGTGATTCTCGATCGGGTTCTGCAGCGCACTCGCCAGATCAATCCGAGATATCTTTTGGGGGAAGGGAAGCTGCGGGAAGTAGTGATCAGTGCCCTGGAGCAGGGAGCGACCCTCCTGGTCTTTGATCAGGATCTCTCCCCGTCGCAGGTGCGCTCGATCTCGGAGGTCACCGAACTCAAGGTTATTGACCGCACCCAGCTGATTCTCGATATCTTTGCCAGGCGTGCCCATACCCGCGACGGCAAGGTGCAGGTGGAGCTGGCGCAGCTCAAGTACATCCTGCCCCGCCTCAGCGGCAAGGGGATCGCTTTGTCGCGGCTGATGGGGGGGATTGGGGGCCGCGGCCCCGGGGAGACCAAGCTTGAGGTCGATCGCCGCCGGATCCGCGACCGTATCAGTCGTCTTGAAAAGCAGCTGGAGGAGCTCTCCAAGGGGCGTTTTCAACGCCGGCAAAAACGCATTCGCGCTGGTGTGCCGATCATCTCCATCGTCGGCTACACCAATGCCGGCAAGTCGACCCTGCTCAATGCCCTGACCCAGAGTGAGATCTTTACCGAAGATCTCCTCTTTGCCACTCTTGATACCTCGAGCCGGCGGTTGCGCTTCCCCCTGGAGCGGGAGGTGATTATTACCGACACGGTCGGCTTTATCCGCCGGCTGCCGAAGAGTCTGGTCGGGGCCTTCAAGTCGACCCTGGAAGAGTTGGAGGATGCCGACCTCCTCCTCCAGGTGGTCGATCTTTCTCATCCCCGTTTTGCCGATCATATTGCCGCTGTCGAGGCAATTCTTGACGAGTTGGATCTCGGCAAGATCCCCCGGCTCCTCGTCTTTAACAAGATTGATCGTGTCCCCCCCGGGGAAATCGAGCCGCTTTGCCGGCGTTATGCCGCGCTGCCGGTTGCGGCCCGTGATCGTAAGAGCTTCGGACCGTTGCTGGCGGAGTTGGAGCGGCGCTGCTGGCCGGATCCGCAAGCAGGGCTGACAACCCTGGAGACTTGA
- a CDS encoding SH3 domain-containing protein, translating into MRNVIVIAGICMLLSGCAATAGDLSPAPPSTAASRWVVSAGTTLKSDAVATSADIAPLAVGAQVLVLENAGRWLKVQTAAQKTGWVFAGRLALTPPVAEVAISDDLLSASARQSQIEVAQADSARSIRGLSAETENYARERGTPQEYRQALDRILARQVSQDEVTAFMRAGKLGEYAQ; encoded by the coding sequence ATGCGCAATGTCATCGTGATTGCTGGTATCTGTATGCTGTTGTCCGGTTGTGCGGCCACGGCCGGGGATCTCTCGCCAGCGCCCCCCTCGACCGCTGCGAGCCGCTGGGTTGTCAGTGCCGGCACCACCTTGAAGTCTGACGCGGTGGCAACGTCTGCCGATATTGCTCCCCTCGCGGTCGGAGCTCAGGTGCTGGTGCTGGAGAATGCCGGTCGCTGGTTAAAGGTGCAGACGGCGGCGCAAAAAACCGGTTGGGTCTTTGCCGGCCGGCTGGCTTTGACCCCGCCGGTCGCTGAGGTTGCAATCAGCGATGATCTCCTTTCCGCTTCAGCCCGGCAGAGCCAGATTGAAGTTGCGCAGGCGGACAGTGCCCGCAGCATTCGCGGTTTGTCGGCGGAGACGGAAAACTACGCCCGGGAGCGGGGGACTCCGCAGGAGTATCGTCAGGCTCTTGACCGGATTCTGGCGCGTCAGGTGAGTCAGGATGAAGTCACCGCTTTTATGCGCGCCGGCAAACTTGGCGAGTATGCGCAGTGA
- a CDS encoding 50S ribosomal protein L32, whose product MAVPKKKTSKSKRDMRRAHDALTPPGLSLCPECKEPKQSHRVCPSCGVYKGKKEIKAAAE is encoded by the coding sequence ATGGCAGTTCCTAAGAAGAAGACTTCCAAATCAAAACGCGACATGCGCCGTGCCCATGACGCTTTGACCCCCCCGGGACTTTCCCTTTGCCCGGAATGTAAAGAGCCGAAGCAGTCGCATCGTGTTTGTCCGAGTTGCGGCGTTTATAAGGGTAAAAAAGAGATCAAAGCAGCGGCTGAATAG
- a CDS encoding lytic transglycosylase, protein MQLNRCLPFLVLFVLSLWGGDLLAVPSSAPESWGERTVSPSLQLPQSIRQQNEAAVPALETVPGRLQPADVSSLLSADDVAAGEGADDAEENEDLLTLVDPEAIEEALILTEDETSPPEDEGATIAVTELQFDFPVVENQKVQYYIDYFTGPGRNVFSRWLERSPRYLPYMQEVFAAEGLPRDLVYLSIVESGLNPKAYSWAHASGPWQFIPSTGKIFGLEADYWWDERRDFEKSTYAAARFLKELYGVFNGNWYLAVAAYNAGPGAVARAIERSGSSDFWMISHNLHLPLETRNYVPKLLAVLLIAKQPGKYGFTDTQFLEPIACDTVTVEGPVDLAVVARLADSSYGEIKALNPELKRWCTPPKQQNYQINLPLGTKDDFLAAYAELPATQRRDYKVHKLAKGETLKGLAKQYRLSVNDILRANSLSTAKAVKVGRNLAIPLRAGVEVIPREDLLDDPVVSKIAKSRSYKVKKGDTLSKIARNSGATLAQLKSWNRLTDRSRLQIGQVLRVGPGKKAAQSSTAKAKTTTKKAGSQIAKKPASSAGKKIVHKVKKGDTVYGIARQYAVNPAQVLSWNNLGSEHILQPGQNLTVRVQNRKGG, encoded by the coding sequence ATGCAGTTGAACCGTTGTCTTCCCTTCCTGGTCCTGTTCGTCCTGTCACTCTGGGGCGGGGATCTGCTGGCTGTCCCTTCCTCTGCTCCGGAAAGTTGGGGAGAGCGGACTGTCAGCCCCTCGTTGCAGCTGCCGCAATCAATTCGTCAACAGAATGAAGCTGCTGTTCCGGCTTTGGAGACGGTGCCGGGCAGGTTGCAACCCGCAGACGTTTCTTCCCTTTTGTCCGCTGATGATGTTGCAGCGGGAGAGGGGGCTGACGACGCTGAAGAGAATGAGGATCTACTGACTTTGGTCGATCCGGAAGCGATTGAGGAAGCCCTGATTCTCACCGAGGACGAAACAAGTCCGCCGGAGGACGAAGGGGCAACCATCGCCGTGACCGAGCTACAATTCGATTTCCCGGTTGTTGAAAACCAGAAGGTTCAGTACTACATCGATTACTTCACCGGTCCCGGCCGCAACGTCTTTAGTCGCTGGCTGGAGCGTTCACCCCGCTATCTCCCTTATATGCAGGAGGTCTTTGCCGCGGAAGGACTGCCGCGTGACCTGGTCTATCTCTCGATTGTCGAGTCCGGGCTTAACCCCAAGGCGTACAGTTGGGCACATGCTTCCGGCCCCTGGCAGTTTATCCCGAGCACCGGCAAAATTTTCGGTCTGGAAGCGGATTACTGGTGGGATGAACGGCGGGATTTTGAAAAATCGACTTATGCGGCTGCCCGTTTTCTCAAAGAGTTGTACGGAGTCTTTAACGGCAACTGGTATCTGGCAGTAGCCGCCTATAATGCCGGTCCCGGTGCGGTAGCACGGGCGATTGAGCGCAGCGGCAGTAGCGATTTCTGGATGATTTCCCATAACCTGCACCTTCCGCTTGAGACCAGGAATTACGTCCCTAAGCTTTTGGCGGTACTCCTGATCGCCAAGCAGCCGGGAAAATACGGTTTTACCGATACGCAGTTTCTTGAGCCGATCGCCTGCGACACGGTCACGGTTGAAGGTCCGGTTGATCTTGCCGTGGTCGCCCGTCTTGCCGACAGCAGCTACGGTGAGATCAAGGCCCTGAATCCTGAGTTGAAGCGCTGGTGTACCCCCCCCAAGCAGCAAAACTATCAAATCAATCTGCCCCTCGGGACGAAAGATGATTTTCTGGCAGCGTATGCGGAACTCCCGGCGACACAGCGCCGCGACTATAAAGTTCATAAACTCGCCAAAGGCGAGACCTTGAAAGGTTTGGCCAAGCAGTACCGCTTGAGCGTGAATGACATCTTGCGGGCCAATTCATTATCCACGGCCAAAGCCGTCAAGGTCGGTCGCAATCTCGCCATTCCGTTGCGGGCGGGGGTGGAAGTGATTCCGCGGGAAGACCTGCTCGACGATCCGGTGGTGAGCAAGATTGCCAAGTCCCGGAGCTACAAGGTGAAGAAGGGGGATACCTTAAGTAAAATCGCCCGGAACAGCGGTGCGACCCTGGCGCAGTTGAAGAGCTGGAACCGCCTGACCGACCGAAGTCGTCTGCAGATCGGGCAGGTCCTGCGGGTCGGACCGGGCAAGAAAGCGGCTCAATCATCAACGGCCAAGGCGAAAACTACGACAAAAAAGGCTGGTTCGCAAATCGCAAAAAAGCCGGCATCGTCCGCGGGCAAGAAGATCGTGCATAAGGTGAAGAAGGGGGATACTGTTTACGGGATTGCCCGGCAATACGCGGTCAACCCGGCGCAGGTTCTGTCCTGGAACAATCTCGGCAGCGAACATATTCTGCAGCCTGGGCAAAATTTGACCGTACGCGTTCAGAACCGCAAAGGCGGTTAA
- the fabD gene encoding [acyl-carrier-protein] S-malonyltransferase, with translation MNAFIFPGQGAQFPGMGKDLFESFSVSRQVFEEANEVLEFDLAGLCFNGPEDDLKLTRNTQPAILTMSIAALRVVETETGLRPSFAAGHSLGEYSALVCSGAIDFAAAVKTVRLRGTFMQEAVPVGVGAMAAILSAEADALVEICAEAAQGEVVAPANYNSPGQIVIAGHASAVQRAMEIAKGKGYRKAMLLPVSAPFHCALMQPAADRLKAVLDGLTYQKMQLPVVTNVEAHANVDCTRVQDLLVAQVCAPVLWEQSVNAMIRSGVTRFIEIGPGKVLSGLVKRISKDVQLANVEDRSSLALL, from the coding sequence ATGAACGCATTTATCTTCCCGGGGCAAGGGGCGCAGTTTCCCGGCATGGGAAAGGATCTCTTCGAGAGTTTCAGCGTTTCCCGGCAGGTCTTCGAAGAAGCCAATGAAGTTTTGGAATTTGATCTCGCCGGCCTTTGTTTTAATGGGCCCGAGGATGATCTGAAACTGACCAGAAATACCCAGCCGGCAATATTGACCATGAGTATTGCTGCCCTGAGGGTCGTGGAGACTGAGACAGGTCTGCGTCCGTCCTTTGCTGCCGGCCACTCTCTTGGTGAATATTCGGCTTTGGTCTGTAGTGGCGCCATCGATTTCGCGGCGGCGGTCAAGACGGTCCGTTTACGCGGTACCTTTATGCAGGAAGCGGTGCCGGTCGGCGTCGGTGCCATGGCAGCGATCCTCTCGGCCGAAGCGGATGCACTGGTCGAAATTTGTGCCGAAGCGGCTCAGGGCGAAGTTGTCGCCCCGGCCAACTATAATTCCCCGGGGCAGATTGTCATTGCCGGCCATGCCTCTGCTGTGCAGCGGGCGATGGAGATTGCCAAAGGGAAGGGCTACCGCAAGGCGATGTTGCTGCCGGTCAGCGCTCCCTTCCATTGTGCGTTGATGCAACCGGCGGCGGACCGGCTCAAGGCGGTACTGGACGGACTGACCTACCAGAAGATGCAGTTGCCGGTGGTGACGAATGTTGAAGCCCACGCTAATGTCGATTGCACCCGTGTGCAGGATCTTCTCGTGGCTCAGGTTTGTGCTCCGGTCCTGTGGGAACAGTCGGTGAATGCGATGATCCGGAGTGGGGTGACCCGTTTCATTGAGATCGGTCCAGGGAAGGTCCTTTCCGGCCTGGTCAAACGTATCAGTAAAGACGTGCAACTTGCTAACGTCGAAGATCGCAGCAGTCTGGCTCTTCTTTAG
- a CDS encoding peptidase M48 has product MKRYFLLLCCLGIAVTANAAWMDQLQKLADPESKERQILSGTTQVLSSSKEIDYATERTIGEALALESMQRFGRPVDNESLQRYVNLVGAVVAQSSLRSTIPYRFTVLDSPVQNAFAAPGGVIFISKALLGTLADEAELAAVLAHEIGHVAGKHALKSTRRAQFFQGVGTIAAATSGGKGMEYQALIGDLQGALFDQGLDKSMEFEADLAAMETSYRAGYNPIAMIRVLERLQKIEATSVKKGSWFSTHPPLQERITRLKKEGHRYPDAVSLAELPARFQGKMK; this is encoded by the coding sequence ATGAAAAGATATTTTCTGCTACTCTGTTGTCTGGGGATCGCTGTCACCGCCAACGCCGCCTGGATGGACCAGTTGCAGAAGCTCGCTGACCCTGAGTCCAAAGAACGCCAGATCCTTTCCGGTACCACACAAGTGCTTAGCAGTAGTAAAGAGATCGACTACGCAACGGAACGAACGATCGGTGAAGCCCTGGCCCTGGAGAGTATGCAGCGTTTCGGGCGCCCGGTCGACAATGAGAGTTTGCAGCGCTATGTCAATCTTGTCGGTGCGGTCGTGGCGCAAAGCAGTTTACGTTCGACCATCCCTTATCGCTTTACCGTTCTGGACAGCCCTGTCCAGAATGCCTTTGCGGCACCGGGCGGGGTGATCTTTATCAGTAAAGCGCTCCTCGGGACATTGGCCGACGAGGCGGAACTCGCCGCGGTTCTAGCCCATGAAATCGGCCATGTTGCTGGCAAACACGCACTGAAAAGTACCCGGCGTGCGCAATTTTTCCAAGGGGTCGGGACGATTGCCGCGGCGACCAGTGGCGGCAAGGGGATGGAATATCAGGCGTTGATCGGCGATTTGCAGGGTGCGCTCTTTGATCAGGGGCTTGATAAGAGTATGGAGTTTGAGGCTGACCTGGCGGCGATGGAGACCAGCTATCGCGCCGGCTATAATCCTATAGCGATGATTCGGGTTCTCGAACGTTTGCAGAAGATTGAAGCGACCAGTGTCAAAAAGGGGTCGTGGTTCTCAACCCATCCACCGCTGCAGGAGCGGATCACCCGACTTAAAAAGGAGGGACACCGTTATCCTGACGCGGTCAGCCTTGCGGAACTGCCGGCGCGTTTTCAGGGAAAAATGAAGTGA
- a CDS encoding 3-oxoacyl-ACP synthase encodes MKRVRIIGTGSYAPEKILTNFDLEKFVDTTDEWISTRTGIRERHVAAEGEYTSDLAVKAAERALEMAGLTADQIDLIIVATITGDYPWPATACVVQEKLKATNAFAFDLSAACSGFVYALANASAFITAGTVKRALVIGAEVFTRAVDWNDRNTCVLFGDGAGAVVIEAQEGEQGILSSHLHSDGSYAELLYQPGFGSVHPASEQGLKEGLPFLKMQGTEVFKVAVRSLSDVALEAIAANQLTVADINLFIPHQANQRILDATAKRVGFHADQVFCNVERYGNTSSASIPLALDEANRGGRIKEGDYVLLDAFGGGFTWGAILLRW; translated from the coding sequence ATGAAGAGAGTGCGGATTATCGGTACCGGCTCGTACGCACCGGAAAAGATCCTGACCAATTTTGATCTGGAAAAGTTTGTAGACACCACCGATGAATGGATTTCCACCCGTACCGGCATTCGTGAACGTCATGTTGCTGCCGAGGGTGAATATACTTCCGATCTTGCTGTTAAAGCTGCCGAACGGGCGCTGGAGATGGCCGGCCTGACCGCTGACCAGATCGATCTGATTATCGTTGCGACGATTACCGGCGATTATCCCTGGCCGGCGACCGCTTGTGTTGTCCAGGAAAAACTCAAAGCAACCAATGCCTTTGCCTTTGATCTTTCCGCAGCCTGCAGCGGTTTTGTGTACGCTCTTGCCAACGCCAGCGCCTTTATCACCGCCGGGACAGTGAAGCGGGCTCTGGTCATCGGTGCCGAAGTCTTTACCCGCGCTGTCGACTGGAATGATCGCAACACCTGTGTCCTCTTCGGCGACGGGGCCGGTGCGGTTGTTATTGAAGCGCAAGAAGGGGAGCAGGGGATCCTTTCCTCGCATCTGCACTCGGATGGCTCCTACGCCGAGCTTCTGTATCAGCCGGGATTCGGATCCGTCCATCCGGCATCAGAACAGGGACTGAAAGAAGGTCTCCCTTTTTTGAAGATGCAGGGGACGGAAGTCTTCAAAGTGGCAGTGCGTTCTCTTTCCGATGTGGCTCTTGAGGCGATCGCTGCCAATCAACTCACAGTCGCGGATATCAATCTCTTTATCCCCCACCAGGCGAATCAGCGGATTCTCGATGCCACTGCCAAGCGGGTCGGCTTTCATGCCGATCAGGTCTTCTGTAACGTCGAGCGTTACGGCAATACCTCGAGCGCATCGATCCCTCTGGCTCTGGATGAAGCGAATCGCGGTGGGAGAATCAAGGAAGGCGATTACGTCCTGCTTGATGCTTTTGGCGGTGGATTTACCTGGGGCGCCATTCTGTTGCGCTGGTAG